One window from the genome of Nicotiana tomentosiformis chromosome 5, ASM39032v3, whole genome shotgun sequence encodes:
- the LOC138892704 gene encoding uncharacterized protein, giving the protein MAKTSKTVPQKEKASSSRSAVDKTPVEPRPEECVPGVCVLTSDFQIDKGSLVPDRCKPVLSLGKDAVLRPPSGEEEMPALVPKPAKDHKRKRASTFEDPQPKTRVARKPRENTILLTEESVRCPRDEEEEEEEEEEENDASILVAQAKKSIDAPKAAGSMASVVHQEACSRSRAELSRYEADLRRATEERHALKLFCGKREEEIREIRAELAKAHQDQTYLTGIKERISVQARKIEELEACLASELAKAKAEAEKAKAEADALMAVYRVDAEAAQRETLEEIHAQGFDLTEEIKGAKELEIDAGALASNDDDDDESMSGSESGEELDGEEAAPRDNQEP; this is encoded by the exons atggcgaaaacatctaaaaccgttcctcaaaaagaaaaagcttcttcttcacggtcTGCCgttgacaaaacaccggtggagccacgtcctgaggagtgtgttcctggggtgtgtgttcttacctctgattttcaGATCGACAAAGGCTCGTTGGTTCCCGATCGATGCAAGCCAGTATTGAG tcttggcaaagatgcggttttgaggcccccgtctggtgaGGAAGAGATGCCGGCCCTGGTCCCGAAACCGGCGAAGGACCataagaggaaaagggcctcTACTTTCGAGGATCCACAACCTAAGACAAGGGTGGCTCGTAAGCCAAGGGAGAATACTATCCTTTTGACCGAAGAGTCAGTTCGCTGTccaagggatgaagaagaagaagaagaagaagaagaagaagaaaacgacgcCTCTATTCTGGTGGCCCAAGCGAAAAAAtccatcgatgccccaaaggcagctggATCAATG GCCTCAGTGGTTCATCAAGAAGCATGTTCTCgatctcgagctgagctgagtcggTACGAGGCTGACCTTCGAAGGGCCACTGAAGAAAGACATGCCCTAAAACTCTTCTGCGGGAAAAGGGAAGAGGAAATCAGGGAgatccgagccgagttggccaaggctcaccaagaccAGACCTACCTGACCG GTATAAAGGAGAGGATCTCAGTTCaagcaaggaaaatagaggagctcgaggcctgtttggcttccgaacttgctaaggccaaagctGAAGCAGAAAAAGCAAAGGCCGAGGCGGATGCACTTATGGCTGTTTATCGggtcgatgctgaagccgctcag agggagaccctcgaggaaatccatgctcaaggtttcgatcttactgaagagataaaagGGGCTAAAGAACTCGAAATTGACGCTGGAGCCCTGGCTtccaatgatgatgatgatgatgagagtaTGAGCGGgtctgagagcggggaggagctcGATGGTGAAGAGGCTGCTCCCAGAGATAATCAGGAACCTTAG
- the LOC104119832 gene encoding ethylene-responsive transcription factor ERF025-like, whose translation MADHFFNITPSDNPSPTENFSPTGSACGNVLSPRRHPNFRGIRQRNGKWVSEIREPRKTTRIWLGTFSTPEMAAAAYDVAALALKGPDAPLNFPDSAYLYPVPASLSAVDIRAAAANAAAARAPPISESSTEVLPETRNYEGTIAAQGQTEFVDEEEIFGMPKLLDEMAEAMLVSPPRMHQSTSYDESPENSDADSLWSYP comes from the coding sequence ATGGCTGATCATTTCTTTAACATTACCCCAAGCGACAATCCTTCCCCTACAGAAAACTTCTCCCCCACTGGCTCTGCTTGTGGTAATGTACTATCACCTCGTAGGCATCCGAATTTTCGAGGAATTCGGCAAAGGAACGGAAAATGGGTGTCTGAAATTCGCGAGCCTCGGAAAACTACGCGTATTTGGCTAGGTACCTTCTCCACTCCTGAGATGGCTGCTGCTGCGTATGACGTTGCAGCTCTGGCATTAAAAGGCCCTGATGCGCCCTTAAATTTCCCAGATTCCGCTTACTTGTACCCCGTCCCGGCTTCTCTTTCGGCCGTGGACATTCGTGCTGCTGCTGCAAATGCTGCTGCTGCTAGAGCACCTCCAATTTCAGAAAGCAGTACTGAGGTGCTGCCTGAAACTAGAAATTATGAAGGCACTATAGCAGCACAGGGACAAACTGAGTTTGTGGATGAAGAGGAAATTTTCGGAATGCCGAAATTGCTGGACGAAATGGCAGAGGCAATGCTTGTTAGCCCGCCAAGGATGCATCAGTCAACATCTTACGATGAATCACCTGAAAATTCTGATGCAGATAGTCTCTGGAGCTATCCTTAA